The genomic stretch TTTGGGAAAAGCTTATTCTCATAAGGGTGAGTATTATAGTGATCTTTCTGTTAAATATTTAAATAAGGCTTTATATGCAAGTAGTTTTGATTTTGTAAATGTAAAAAAAGATATTTTTGAGTATTTGGGGTATTCTTATCAACTCTTAAGAGATTATAATTCTAGTTTAAAATTTTTTGAAAAGGCTTATAGAGAAAATAAATCTGATCTTATTCTTTGGAGTTTGGCATATGTTAATTATAAGGCAGGAGATATTGATAAGAGTATTGAATATATAAATAAATTTTTAGAAGAAGAGCATGAATCATTAAAAGGAGATAAGCGAGATGATAATTTAGTGCAAAAGGTATATTTACTTTATGGAAATATTTATTTTGAGAGAAGTGCTTATGAGGATGCCTTTAATTGCTATGATAAAGTCTTGAAAATTAATAGTTTAAATCCTAATGTTTATGTTAAAATAGGAGACATATATAGAAAAAGAGATAAAGATTATCCTAAGGCTAGAAAATATTGGCGAGAAGCATTAAGCATTAATCCTTATTTAGAAGAAGCAAGGGAAAGGCTTAAAATTAGCCCGGAGGATTTTTAGAGGGAGATTGATTTGAATTTTTTTAAATCTTTTTTGATAGATATTGGTATTGATCTTGGTACATGCAATACTTTGGTTTACATTAAGGATTATGGTGTAGTTATGAGTGAACCTTCGGTAGTTGCTATTGATGTTAATAAGAATAATAGGGTGGTAGCTGTTGGTCGTAATGCAAAGAAGATGCTTTGGAAAACACCAGAGAATATTAAGGCAGTAAGACCACTTCGTGATGGTGTTATTGCTGATATTGAGAATACAGAAAAAATGATTCGGTATTTTATAGGTCAGATTTTTTCTCGAAAAAAATTATTTTTTAAACCAAGAATGGTAATAGGAGTTCCAACTTGTATTACTGAAGTTGAGAGAAGAGCTGTAAAAGAGAGTGCAATGAATGCTGGTGCTCGTGAGGTTAAAGTTATTGAAGAATCTCTTGCAGCTGCTATTGGATCTGATATTCCTATTTTTGAGCCAACAGGTCATATGGTGTGCGATATTGGAGGAGGAACTACCGAAATATCAGTTATTTCTCTTGGTGGTATGGTTGTAAGTAGAGCTATTAGAACAGGTGGTGATGAATTTGATGAGAGTATCATTAAATATATGAGGAATGCTCATAATATTATTATTGGACAACAAACAGCTGAAAAATTAAAAATTAAAATAGGTAATGTTTATCCAGATACTCATAATTTGAAAATAGAGACAATAGATATTAAAGGAACAGATGCTGTTACGGGTCTTCCTAGAAAGCAAATTATTGATTCTATGGAAGTAAGAGAGTCTTTGCAAGAACCTATTAGTACCGTTGTTGATGAGGTTAAGAGAACTCTTGGGGCAACTCCTCCGGAGCTTGCAACTGATATTGTTGAGCGTGGCATTATATTAACAGGAGGTGGGGCTCTTCTTAAAGGACTTAGTAGGCTTTTATCAAAGGAAACAGGAGTTCCAGTTTATGTTGCGGATAATCCTCTTTTATCTG from Borrelia duttonii Ly encodes the following:
- a CDS encoding tetratricopeptide repeat protein; its protein translation is MGINYLKFIFYFVISLSLVFFLFFILSYLKAFSNSYLKAGPTEVNLLVLWENKEYKEIIDYAENGIKENKFDFNLNLLLGFSYFYYSLMLNDSYLKNQFLDNAIERLRFLMSINDDVPMSSLYYILGKAYSHKGEYYSDLSVKYLNKALYASSFDFVNVKKDIFEYLGYSYQLLRDYNSSLKFFEKAYRENKSDLILWSLAYVNYKAGDIDKSIEYINKFLEEEHESLKGDKRDDNLVQKVYLLYGNIYFERSAYEDAFNCYDKVLKINSLNPNVYVKIGDIYRKRDKDYPKARKYWREALSINPYLEEARERLKISPEDF
- a CDS encoding rod shape-determining protein, yielding MNFFKSFLIDIGIDLGTCNTLVYIKDYGVVMSEPSVVAIDVNKNNRVVAVGRNAKKMLWKTPENIKAVRPLRDGVIADIENTEKMIRYFIGQIFSRKKLFFKPRMVIGVPTCITEVERRAVKESAMNAGAREVKVIEESLAAAIGSDIPIFEPTGHMVCDIGGGTTEISVISLGGMVVSRAIRTGGDEFDESIIKYMRNAHNIIIGQQTAEKLKIKIGNVYPDTHNLKIETIDIKGTDAVTGLPRKQIIDSMEVRESLQEPISTVVDEVKRTLGATPPELATDIVERGIILTGGGALLKGLSRLLSKETGVPVYVADNPLLSVAVGAGLFYDYANRIDISKNIYSFINE